The following are encoded in a window of Palaemon carinicauda isolate YSFRI2023 chromosome 31, ASM3689809v2, whole genome shotgun sequence genomic DNA:
- the LOC137624287 gene encoding uncharacterized protein, which translates to MASHEYLESATEVFHSQDNSLFLQVSMPQCLNGTSADTPRNVATSSTTTVIDQSSTHQTRKESTFQDSINPTGNFVLNPPRHTPSHPVPNVSSHGVTNVQQPSVAFPSYLVYYPPAAMTNLNSSGGINAFPIDFTKVSFINVPTGLNEATGCTPIPAHGWQGVLLKPVSKNPNASDNDEKYLCLTYPTTDAKSEESLKHLNPGSKTGLSNSTDAGPSQSSKRVDKKRRGSNSTDAGLTQSSKRVDKKRRYRYSVDEKNSEYLSKAYPIENLPASDFSSKKSNLDALKNINDAKNETISVRREEVQKYQPLKDCNLQSKTVEKQNVVNVYNNVSESAKVNPASEVPKEEGKCKKNNKKSSQAAKRSNEATDKASEEKSQDLETYEKAELVFFDLETGGLYTGVDILQIAAVNKNSLYMQYVTPTRQIDAKAQDINGLKNQNGTLMKRTSRKPLTWEPLETLPIKKSLKEFLNWLDATGPCFLVAHNASFDKRHLLYHVNQSGLYSEFQKRVLGFIDTLPFFRAVYPELMKPGPGHRQEVLVKYVLKESYNAHDALEDVKSLQKLVETVGAPRTDLLKHKSHF; encoded by the exons ATGGCTTCGCACGAGTATCTTGAGTCTGCCACTGAAGTCTTCCATAGCCAGGATAATTCTCTCTTCTTGCAAGTCTCAATGCCGCAGTGCCTTAATGGAACATCTGCAG ATACACCCCGGAACGTGGCCACCAGCAGTACAACAACTGTCATTGACCAATCATCCACACATCAAACTAGAAAAGAATCAACATTTCAGGATTCCATAAATCCTACTGGGAATTTTGTCCTGAATCCTCCACGTCACACACCAAGTCATCCTGTGCCAAACGTGTCATCTCATGGTGTTACAAATGTACAACAGCCGAGCGTGGCGTTTCCCTCCTATCTTGTTTATTATCCTCCGGCAGCAATGACAAATCTCAACTCATCCGGTGGAATAAATGCATTTCCGATTGATTTTACGAAAGTGTCTTTTATAAATGTCCCTACGGGTCTAAATGAAGCGACAGGCTGCACTCCAATTCCTGCTCATGGGTGGCAAGGAGTCCTTTTGAAACCTGTGAGTAAAAATCCAAATGCATCTGATAATGATGAAAAGTATCTCTGTCTTACGTATCCAACCACCGACGCAAAAAGTGAAGAGTCCCTGAAGCATTTAAACCCTGGTAGTAAGACAGGCCTCTCAAATTCTACAGACGCAGGCCCCTCGCAGTCCTCGAAACGTGTGGACAAGAAAAGACGTGGCAGCAATTCTACAGACGCAGGCCTCACCCAGTCTTCAAAACGCGTGGACAAGAAAAGACGTTACAGATACTCCGTCGATGAAAAGAATTCAGAATATCTGTCCAAAGCGTATCCAATCGAGAATCTACCTGCCAGTGATTTCAGTTCGAAGAAGAGTAACCTCGATGCATTAAAGAATATCAACGATGCAAAGAACGAGACTATATCGGTACGTAGAGAGGAGGTCCAGAAATACCAACCCCTAAAGGATTGTAACCTCCAATCGAAGACGGTCGAAAAACAGAATGTGGTAAATGTGTATAACAATGTTTCTGAGAGTGCAAAGGTCAATCCTGCTTCAGAAGTACCTAAAGAGGAGggaaaatgtaaaaagaataacAAGAAGTCTAGTCAGGCTGCAAAGAGATCGAATGAAGCTACTGATAAAGCTAGTGAAGAAAAGAGTCAAGATCTGGAAACCTATGAAAAAGCAGAGCTCGTCTTCTTTGACCTGGAAACTGGCGGACTGTACACAGGGGTTGATATTTTACAAATCGCGGCTGTGAACAAAAATAGTTTGTACATGCAGTACGTAACGCCTACCAGGCAAATCGATGCTAAGGCTCAAGACATAAATGGACTGAAAAACCAAAATGGCACACTCATGAAGAGGACTTCTCGAAAGCCCTTGACCTGGGAACCGTTGGAAACATTGCCGATAAAGAAATCCTTGAAGGAATTTCTTAACTGGCTGGACGCTACAGGCCCATGTTTCCTCGTGGCTCATAATGCATCGTTTGATAAGAGGCATCTTTTGTACCACGTGAATCAGTCTGGACTCTACAGCGAGTTTCAGAAAAGAGTCCTCGGTTTTATCGATACGCTGCCTTTCTTCCGGGCCGTGTACCCAGAACTCATGAAGCCCGGTCCTGGACACAGACAAGAGGTTCTTGTGAAGTATGTATTGAAGGAAAGTTATAATGCTCACGATGCACTCGAAGATGTTAAATCCTTGCAGAAGTTGGTGGAAACAGTTGGGGCTCCACGCACTGATTTACTGAAACACAAGTCACatttttaa